A stretch of DNA from Cellulomonas xiejunii:
CGACGACGAGCCAGAGCCCGCGCGACTGCCAGAAGTACGACCACCCGTCCCGCAGATCTCCCCAGACCCCCGCACCGTCGGCCTCGAAACCCTGCCCGCGCGGCAGCCGCTGCAGCGGCAGCGCCGAGACCAGCAGGACGACGGCCAGGACGAGCCACGCGGCCGTCACGGGCAGCAGGCCGCCCGTGAAGGAGAACAGCGCAGGCCCGAGGATCCCGGCGGCTCCCGTGGTGAAGAGCTTCACCGAGTTCGCCCTCTCGAGGTCCTCCTTCCGGACGATCTGCGGCAGGTACGAGCCCAGCGAGGGGTACTGCAGCGCGGCGCTCAGCTCGATGACGAACGAGACCACGCACAACCAGGCGACGGACTGCACGCCGAAGCCCAGGAGGACCCCCGTCAGCGCGGCCGCGACGACCCAGAGCGCCGTCGTCGAGAGCAGCAGCCCTCGGGTCGTGATGCGGTCCGACAGCCACTTCGAGATCAGGGCACCGACGATCGCGGGCACCGCACCGGCGCCGAGGACGAAAGCGAGCGAGGTCAGGGACCCGCCACCGTCGAGCGTGGTGAGAGTGAGCAGGACGGGCGCGCCGCCGGCTCCGAGCACGTACGCGAAGCGGCTCGCCAGGAAGGCGCCGAGCCCGGGGTTGCGCTTGAGCACGTCGAGACTAGGCATGGGCCTCACCGATCACGTCGAGGGGCACGAGAGAGCGCAGCCGCTCCCCGAGGGGTCGTGCCGGATGCTCGTCCCACCGGCCGGCGAGCCGCGGCCTGCCGGACAGGACGCTCACGACGATCGGGAACCGGTCCGGGTGGCGCGAGACGCCGAGCGAGACGAAGCGGGGACGACGGGACTGCTCCCACGCCACAGACCTGTACCACGCCAGCTCGTCCAGGATCACCGGCACGTACCCCGGGTCGATCATGCAGTCCTCCGCACCGATGGAGACGACGTCGAACGCCCGCCGCGTGAGCTCCTGGACAGCCCTGTGCCGCCACGCGCGACGACAGCGCGACAGGGCGGGGTCGCAGGCCTCCACGGGTCCGACGGCGAGCGCGCGGCGGTCCTCGGGCAGGCCGGCCCCGGTGACGAGACGTCCGTCGCGCACGTCGTAGAGGGACGCACAGCGGACGGCACCGCCGGCGTCGGACGCGGTGACGACAAGTCCTCTCTCGACGAGACGCCGGAACGTCGCCTCGTGCTGGACGCCGTGGGGAGTGATCCCGCGCGCGTACACGCCGGGGACGACCAGGCCGTAGTAGATGCCCCGTGTCCCGCATGATGACGGCCCCGCGCCACGCCATCCAGGTCTCGACGAACTCCTCGGCCTCCTGATCGACGAAGATGATCGACCTGGTCAGGGGCAGCCAACGACCGCCCAGCAGGAGCTCATCGTGCGCAGGTCGTGGCGCCATCCCCGAACCCTCTCACTCGCACGTCCCCGCCAAGGCTCGCGGCCGGCCCTGGCTGCTGAACAAGGAGCGAGGGCCGGCAATGGGACGATCGCGTCATGGGCCTCGAGGAGCAGCGCGACGTCGCGGCGCAGGAGCTGGACGGCGGCAACGTCAACACCGTGGTGCGTGTCGGTGACACCGTCCGGCGGACGGCCGGCCCGTGGACGCCGGCCGTGCACGCCCTGCTCGCGTGGGTGCGGGAGCGTGGCGTCACGTGCGTACCGGCGCCGCTCGGCCTCGACGACGACGGTCGGGAGATCCTCAGCTGGATGCCCGGCGAGGTCGTCGGATGGCCCGTCCCGGACTGGCTGTGGACGGCGCAGACCCGCGCGCAGGCCGGAGCGATGCTGCGCACCGTCCACGACGCGACCGTCGGGTTCGACCTCAGCGACCGCGTCTGGCGCTCCGCGACGCACCACCCCGTCGAGGTGGTGTGCCTGAACGACGTCGCGCCGTACAACATGGTCTTCGACGGGACGGACCTGGTCGGGCTCATCGACGTCGACATGGCCTCGCCTGGCCCCCGGGCGTGGGACCTCGCGTACCTCGCCTACCGGCTGTGCGGGTGGTGCGAGGACATGACGGCACCGGACGACGTCACCGCGATGGACCGCCTCGCGCACCTGCTGTCGAGCTACGGGCAGGACGCTGCTCCTCGGGTCGAGGACGTCCTGACGACCATGGTCACCCGGCTGCACGACCTGGCGGACTGGACCGACGAGCACGCACGCGTCGCCGACCGGCCCGACCTGCACGACCACGCCGCGATGTACCGGCGCGACGCGGCGCGACTGCTGGAGCAGTAGGCGAGCCGGGGCAGGTCGGGGTCACGCTTCGTCACGCCTCGTGCGGCTTGCGGGCCCGCACGATCGCACCGTGCATCCCCTCGGCCACCACGTGCGTGAACTCGACGTCGGCGTCGACGAACCCGGCCGCGGCGAGGCCCTCGAGGTACTCGCTGCGTGACAGCGCGCCGGCGATGCACCCGACGTACGACCCACGCTCGGCGCGCTGTTCGGGGGTCAGGTGGTCCTCGGCGACGACGTCGGAGATCCCGAACCGCCCACCGGCTGCCAGGACCCGGAACGCCTCGGCCAGCACCGCCGGCTTGTCCGGGGACAGGTTCACCACACAGTTGGAGATCACGACGTCCACGGAGGCGTCGTCGAGCGGCAGGTCCTCGATGGTGCCCTTGCGGAACTCCACGTTCGTCGCCCCGGCCGCGGCGGCGTTGGCGCGAGCCAGGTCGAGCATCTCGTCGGTCATGTCGACCCCGTACGCGAACCCCTTCTGGCCGACCCGCCGTGCGGACAGCAGCACGTCGATGCCGCCGCCGGACCCCAGGTCGAGCACCCGCTCGCCCTCGCGCAGCTCGGCGACCATCAGCGGGTTGCCGCACCCCAGCGAGGCCGCCAGCGCCTCGGGCGGCACCGCCGCGGCGTCCTCCGCGCCGTACAGCGCCGCGCCGAACCGCTCGTCGATCACGTCGCCAGGCTCGCAGGCCTCGGCACCGCCGCAGCAGCCACCGTCACCGCCGCCCTGCAGCGCCGCCAGCGCGTAGCGCGCCCGGACCTGCTCCCGGATGTCGTCGACCATGTCTCCTCCTCGCATCGATACCTGTCGATGCAGGACTCTGACGGGTGCATCGATGGATGTCAATATCGACATCTGTCGATCTGCGAGCCATCATTGCTGCGTGCCGCTGGACCCGCTGCCCGTCGACGCGACAGAGCCATCGACCGCGTGCTGCCCGCCCCTGGCCGGTGCGCCCATGACCGCCGAGGACGCCGCGCGCACCGCGCGCAGCCTCAAGGCACTGGCCGACCCCGCGCGGCTGCGGCTGCTGTCGATCATCGCCGCGCACGCCGGCGGGGAGGCCTGCGTCTGCGACCTCACCGAACCGCTCGGCCTGTCCCAGCCGACGGTCTCGCACCATCTCAAGGTGCTCACCGAGGCCGGCTTCGTCACACGCGAGAAGCGCGGGGTCTGGGCCTACTACACGCTCGCGCCCGCAGCAGTGCAGGAGCTCACCGCCCACCTCGGCACACACCTGCTCCACTCGCGCAACGCCTGAGGCACCCACGCTGCCGCTCCGGCGGCGGGCTGCTCCCGGCCCACCCCCACCCGCGCACAACGCCAGCCCTCGCCTTCGATGGTCTGAGTCACGCGGAGTACGGCGAGCGGCGCGACCGTGGAGTGAGTCCTGAGGCCCACGGCAGGCCGCTTGGCTAGGGTGACGCCGTCGCCGCACCATGACGGGTCAGCTGCACGGACACGGGGAGACTGCTGGCATGGGCCACACGGTCGTCACATGATCAAGGCCGTCCTGTTCGATCTGGACGGGGTCGTCCGGCACTTCGACGAGCGTGCCGTCGCTGAGATCGAGGCCTCCCACTCCCTCGCGGCGGGATCCATCGCGGCGTTCGCGTTCTCGGAACCCCACCTCACCGAGGTCACCACGGGCCGCATCACCCGAGCGGAGTGGGTGAGGCGCATCGGCGACCACGTCGAGAACCACGCCGCGGCTCGCGCGTGGGGCGCCACCCGCTCGCGCATCGACGACGACGTGGTGCGGCTGGCCGCCGAGCTCCGTGCACTCGGCCGCACGACAGCGATCCTGACCAACGGCTCTGACACCGTCCACGCCGAACTGCGTGCGCTCGACTTCCCGCCGACGTTCGGCAGGGTCTTCAACTCTGCCGAGATCGGGCATGCCAAGCCGGATCCTGCCGCCTTCCACCACGTGCTCGAGGCCCTGGGGGTCCGTGCCCGCGAGGTGTTCTTCATCGACGACACGCCCAGGAACCTCACCGCGGCGGCCGGCCTCGGGATCGTCACGCACCACTTTACGGACGTCCCTCGACTTCGGGCGGCGCTCGTGGGGGCCGGCATCGTGACGACGAGCTCGTCGTCCTCCTCGAGCTGAACGCGGCGACCGGCGAAGTGCGGTCACGATCGGCCCCGCTGAGCAGTGCAGGCGCGGCCTCCTCGTGGCAGAGCACTCAACCTTTCGGCGTCGTCGATCGTGTACGAGGTATGAGCGGTGATCGCGTGACTCTCGCAGGGGATGAGGAGTTGTCGGACGACCCCACCGCCTCAGTCGAGCACGTGCCGGTCGTGGTGCCTCGCGCTCCGATGGACCGCGAGCGAGAGTTCGCGGAGTTCATGCTCGAGGCCACGCCGGCTCTGGCGCGGACCGCGTGGCTTCTCTGCGGCGACGAGCACCGCGCTGAGGAGCTGGTCCAGCAAGCCCTGATGCGAACGTTCGTGTCGTGGTCCACAGCGCGCGAACGCGATCCGCTGGCCTACACCCGCAGGACCTTGGCGAACCTTCGGATCGACACGTGGCGCAAGCACCGCCGAGAAGTCCTCACCCCTCTCGACCGGATGCCCCACGTGGGGGTGGACTCGGGCGCTGACGTGCGTGCAGAACGTGACCGGTTGATCCGTGCCCTGTCCACCTTGACGGCACGACAACGCCGCATCGTCGTGCTGAGGCATCTCGTCGGCCTGTCGGAGCGGGAAGTCGCCGAGGACCTCGGGGTGGCGGTCGGGACGGTGAAGTCCACTGCCTCGCGTGGCCTCGCTGAGCTGCGTGCCGCGCTCACGGAGGGTTCGGGCGGTTCCACACAGCAGACGACCAGGACCAGGAGACCGTCATGACGAGCGACCAGGACTTCGCGGCGCACCTGCGTGACCGCCTTGAGGTGATCGCGCCGGACGTGGCCGTCGACACCTCGATCGTGGTCCGCGGCGGGCGTCGACGCCAGCGGGTGACCGCGATCGCCGGCGTGGCAGCGACGAGCCTCGTCCTGGCCGGTGGCGGCTGGGGGGCCGCGTCGGTCGTGCGGGTCCCGACACCCCCTCCGGGGGGATCCACCGACGAGTGGACCGCGCCGGCGTGGTTCGCGGAGCAGGCCGAGCAGCGGGAGGCATTCCGTACCAACCTGCAGGCCTGCGTCGATGCCCGCGGGTGGGAGGTCACGGTCGACGAGTGGGGCGGAGGCGACCGCCGCTTCACGGAGAAGTCCGAGCTGGACCGCTTCGTCGCGGACGTCGACGACTGCTCGAGGAGCCTCGGGCGCCACTTCGGGGACGGCGACTCGGAAGCCACCACCCGGAGCTTCTACCCGATGCTCGTCGACACGTGGGAGTGCGTGGTCCACCTGGGCTACGACGTACCGCCACCACCCTCGGAGGACGAGCTGGTGCGTCAGTACGAGACCGACGGGTCGAGCGAGCCGATATGGACCCCGTACGGCGACCTCATGGAGAGGCCGGGGGCGGTGCCGGACTCGGCTGCGCTCGAAGCGACCTGCCCCCAGCCGTGGTGAGCTCAGGACTGCTGTCGCGGACTCTCATGTCGAGATGCACGGCAGAGCGACCGTCCTCGAGCGTCAGACCTTGACCGCCCTCGGCCCGTAACGGGTCGCCGATCACGGTGCCGCGCAGGGTTCTGCGACGGGAAGCGCTCCAGCAGGGGCGCGCGGCTCAGGGGATGTCGATCGTCGGTGTGTACGCGTCACCCAGTCGTGCGCCCCACAACCGAGAACCGACCGCGACGGCGGTCGCGACCACCAGCAAGCCGCCTGCAACGACCAGGGCCATTCCGTACCCGGCGGCGTCGCCGAGAAGACCACCGAGCGGCGCAGCGACGACGATCATCGCGCGGTTGATCGAGCGCATCGTGGCGTTCATCCGGCCCTGCAGCGCGTCCGGCGTCGCGGTCTGGCGGTACGCCAGCTCGTTCGTGTTCTCCGCGCCCATGCACAGCCCCAGCAGCAGCTGCCCGAGTGCGAACACGACCCATGCCGGACCACCGCCCCACCCGCCGGCGGCCGGCCCCTCGGGCATCGCCACGGGCGAGAGCGCCATCAGCCCCCACGCGATGCCCGTCCCGAACCGTGCGACGACGATGACGCGGCCCGCACCGAATCGTCGACCGAGCCGGACCGCGACGGACGCGGCTACCAGCGCCCCCAACCCGGCAACCGAGAACGCCAGGCCGAGCGCCCCCGCACTCAGGTGCAGCGTCCTGTATGCGAACGGCACCATGACGGCTCCCGCGACGGCCGAGCAGGCGAACCACGCGTGCGTGCTCAGCGCGAGCGGACGCAGCGTCGGGTGACGGTAGACCCAGCGCACACCCTCCCGGATCTCGGTCCCGATGCTGCGGAGCCGGGCGTTCGACCTCCGCTCCACGGCAGGCTCGTCGACCTTGACGGTCGCCAGGAGGATCGCGGACGCCAGATAGCTGACGGCGTCGACGAGCACCGTGAGCGGCGCACCCAGCAACCGGACCAGGCCGCCGGCGAGGGCCGGGCCGCTGACCTGGGCGACCGCGTCCGACTGATCGAGCCGGGCATGTGCCGACCCCAGCAGCATGGTCGGCACGACGCGGGGCACGAACGACTGGAACGCTGCATCACCCACCAGCGTGCACAGCCCGAACACGGCCATCAGGACGACGAGCCACCCCACGCCGAGGTGCCCCGTCATGGACAGCGCAGGGATCGCTCCGAGCGCGACCGCGCTCAGCAGGTCGGTGGCAACCAGCACGGGACGGCGCCGCATCCGGTCCACCATCACGCCGGCCAGCAGCCCGAACACGAGGTACGGCACCCAGCGAGCCGCATTGACCAGCCCGACGTCGACGGCGTCGCCGTCCAGCGCGTCCACGACGATGAACGGCACTGCGAAGGTCGTCACGTAGCTGCCGAACGCGGAGACCGTCGAGGCGCTCCACAGCCGGCCGAAGCCGCGGACGCCGCGCAGCGTCATCGTCTGCGTCGGTCGGTCGTCGGTCACCGCTGATGTCTATCGCACGCGACGGCTTCCCGGTCCATGTCGTCGGACGCTCGGTGACGTGGGGCAGCGGGCGATCCTGCGGACGTCGTGCGCCGAGCGTGTTCACGACGTACGTGCGATGCATGGCGACATACCTACCGGTCGGTATGGACAACCGGTAGGTTGAGACCAGAAGTCGGCGGCGTCGGCAGGAGGTCACGCATGGAGATCGTCGGGGCGGTCCTCGAACGGTCGGGCAGCCCGGCTCCCTTCGCCGAGTCGCGCCCGTTCACGGTCTCGCGGCTCGAGCTCGACGATCCCGGCCCGGGCGAGGTGCTCGTGCGCATCGAGGCCGCGGGCGTGTGCCACTCCGACCTGTCCGTCGTCGACGGCAACCGCGTCCGCCCCACGCCGATGCTGCTCGGCCACGAGGCCGCCGGGATCGTCACTGCGCTCGGCGCGGGCGTGACGGACCTGTCGCGGGGCGACCGCGTCGTCCTCACCTTCCTGCCCCGGTGCGGCGTCTGCCCCGGCTGCGCCGCCGACGGACGGCTCCCCTGCGTGCCCGGCAGCGCCGCGAACGCCGCCGGGACGCTCGTCGGCGGCGGCACCCGGCTGCACCGCGACGGCGCACTCGTGCACCACCACCTCGGAGTCTCGGGGTTCGCGTCGCACGCCGTCGTCAGCCGCACCTCGCTCGTGCGCGTCGACCCCGACGTCCCCCCGCAGGTCGCGGCGCTGCTCGGCTGCGCGGTGCTCACCGGCGGCGGTGCGGTCGTCAACGCCGGCCGACCGCGGCCCGGTGAGCCCGTGGTCGTGGTCGGGCTCGGCGGCGTCGGGATGGCCGCGCTGCTCGTCGCCGTCGCGCTCGGGCACGACGTGACCGGCGTCGACACGGTGCCGGACAAGCTCGCGACGGCGCGGGACCTCGGGGCGAGCGTCGCGTGCACGCCCGCCGAGCTCGTCGAGCGCGGGGTGCGCGCCCCCGTCGTCGTCGAGGCCGCCGGCTCCGCGCGCGCGCTCGAGACCGCGTTCGCGGCGACCGCGCCCGGCGGGACGACCGTCACCGTCGGACTCCCCTCCCCCGCCGCGCGGGCCTCGCTCTCCCCCCTGACGCTGACCGCGGAGGCGCGCACGGTCGTCGGCTCCTACCTCGGCTCCGCGGTGCCCGAGCGTGACGTCCCCCGGTACGTCGACCTGTGGCGCTCCGGCCGGCTGCCCCTCGAACGGCTCGTGTCCTCGCGCATCACGCTCGACGACCTCGACTCCGCCATGGACCGCCTCGCGGCCGGTGGCGAGCTCCGCCAGCTCCTGACCTTCGACGAAGGGACCCCCCCGTGACGACAGCGCGCACCACGACAGCCCGCACCGCCCTCGTGACCGGCGCCGCCCGCGGCATCGGCGCCGCGACCGCCCGTCGGCTCGCCGCCGACGGCCACCAGGTCGCCGTGCTCGACCTGCGCGAGGCCGACGCCGAGGCGACCGCCACCACGATCCGCGAGGCGGGTGGCACCGCGCTGGCCGTGAGCGCCGACGTGGCGGACGAGGACGCGGTCACCGCCGCCGTCACGCGCGTCGCGGACGAGCTCGGGCCACCGACCGTGCTCGTCAACAACGCGGGGACCCTGCGCGACAACCTGCTGTTCAAGATGTCGGTCGACGACTGGGACGCCGTCCTGTCGGTGCACCTGCGCGGCGCGTTCCTCGTGAGCCGTGCGGTCCAGCAGCACCAGGTCGCCGCTCGCTGGGGGCGAGTGGTCAACCTGTCGAGCACGTCGGCGCTCGGCAACCGCGGCCAGGCCAACTACGCCGCCGCCAAGGCCGGCATGCAGGGGTTCACCAAGACGCTCGCGATCGAGCTGGGGCCGTTCGGCGTCACCGTGAACGCCGTCGCGCCCGGCTTCATCGAGACCGACATGATGCGCGCCGTCGCCGAACGGACCGGGATGGCGTACGACGACCTGTTGGCCGCCGCGGCGAAGGACGTCCCGGTGCGCCGGGTCGGCCGGCCCGACGACGTCGCCGCAGCCGTCTCGTTCTTCTGCTCCGAGGACGCGTCCTACGTGTCCGGGCAGGTGCTCTACGTCGCCGGAGGGCCGCGCGCATGACCGCCATCACCGTGAGCTCGCCCGCGGACCTCGGCGCCGCCGTCGGGCAGTCCGCCACCGGGGAGTGGCGGGTCGTCGACCAGGACCGCATCGACCTGTTCGCCGACGCGACCGACGACCACCAGTGGATCCACGTCGACCCCGCGCGCGCCGCCGCCGAGTCGCCGTTCGGCGGGCCCGTCGCGCACGGCTTCCTCACGCTCGCGCTGGTCCCCGCGCTCACCGCCGGGCTGCTCGACGTCGGCGGGACGGCGATGGTCGTCAACTACGGGCTCGACCGCGTGCGGTTCCTCCAGCCCGTGCTCGCGGGGTCGCGTGTGCGCGCGACGACGGCGGTCGACAGCGCCGAGCCGACCGCGCAGGGCGTGCGCGTGTCGTCGACCGTGACCGTCGAGATCGAGGGCGCGCCGCGCCCGGCGCTCGTCGCGCGGACCATCGCGCTGTTCGTGCCCGCCTGACCGCCGACGGGTCGTGACGAAGGCTCCTCCGTGTCATCGTCCTGATGAGCCACACCACCTCGTGGGCAACGCCGTTCTCGTACCTGGACCGGCTCTCGTCGGCCGGATGGTCGGCCGGCTCGCGTGCGTCAGCTCTGGCGCGGGGTGGCGGCGGGTGGCGGGTCGCACTC
This window harbors:
- a CDS encoding SigE family RNA polymerase sigma factor, which codes for MSGDRVTLAGDEELSDDPTASVEHVPVVVPRAPMDREREFAEFMLEATPALARTAWLLCGDEHRAEELVQQALMRTFVSWSTARERDPLAYTRRTLANLRIDTWRKHRREVLTPLDRMPHVGVDSGADVRAERDRLIRALSTLTARQRRIVVLRHLVGLSEREVAEDLGVAVGTVKSTASRGLAELRAALTEGSGGSTQQTTRTRRPS
- a CDS encoding MaoC family dehydratase; this translates as MTAITVSSPADLGAAVGQSATGEWRVVDQDRIDLFADATDDHQWIHVDPARAAAESPFGGPVAHGFLTLALVPALTAGLLDVGGTAMVVNYGLDRVRFLQPVLAGSRVRATTAVDSAEPTAQGVRVSSTVTVEIEGAPRPALVARTIALFVPA
- a CDS encoding MFS transporter encodes the protein MTDDRPTQTMTLRGVRGFGRLWSASTVSAFGSYVTTFAVPFIVVDALDGDAVDVGLVNAARWVPYLVFGLLAGVMVDRMRRRPVLVATDLLSAVALGAIPALSMTGHLGVGWLVVLMAVFGLCTLVGDAAFQSFVPRVVPTMLLGSAHARLDQSDAVAQVSGPALAGGLVRLLGAPLTVLVDAVSYLASAILLATVKVDEPAVERRSNARLRSIGTEIREGVRWVYRHPTLRPLALSTHAWFACSAVAGAVMVPFAYRTLHLSAGALGLAFSVAGLGALVAASVAVRLGRRFGAGRVIVVARFGTGIAWGLMALSPVAMPEGPAAGGWGGGPAWVVFALGQLLLGLCMGAENTNELAYRQTATPDALQGRMNATMRSINRAMIVVAAPLGGLLGDAAGYGMALVVAGGLLVVATAVAVGSRLWGARLGDAYTPTIDIP
- the fabG gene encoding 3-oxoacyl-ACP reductase FabG — encoded protein: MTTARTTTARTALVTGAARGIGAATARRLAADGHQVAVLDLREADAEATATTIREAGGTALAVSADVADEDAVTAAVTRVADELGPPTVLVNNAGTLRDNLLFKMSVDDWDAVLSVHLRGAFLVSRAVQQHQVAARWGRVVNLSSTSALGNRGQANYAAAKAGMQGFTKTLAIELGPFGVTVNAVAPGFIETDMMRAVAERTGMAYDDLLAAAAKDVPVRRVGRPDDVAAAVSFFCSEDASYVSGQVLYVAGGPRA
- a CDS encoding HAD family hydrolase, coding for MIKAVLFDLDGVVRHFDERAVAEIEASHSLAAGSIAAFAFSEPHLTEVTTGRITRAEWVRRIGDHVENHAAARAWGATRSRIDDDVVRLAAELRALGRTTAILTNGSDTVHAELRALDFPPTFGRVFNSAEIGHAKPDPAAFHHVLEALGVRAREVFFIDDTPRNLTAAAGLGIVTHHFTDVPRLRAALVGAGIVTTSSSSSSS
- a CDS encoding alcohol dehydrogenase catalytic domain-containing protein, encoding MEIVGAVLERSGSPAPFAESRPFTVSRLELDDPGPGEVLVRIEAAGVCHSDLSVVDGNRVRPTPMLLGHEAAGIVTALGAGVTDLSRGDRVVLTFLPRCGVCPGCAADGRLPCVPGSAANAAGTLVGGGTRLHRDGALVHHHLGVSGFASHAVVSRTSLVRVDPDVPPQVAALLGCAVLTGGGAVVNAGRPRPGEPVVVVGLGGVGMAALLVAVALGHDVTGVDTVPDKLATARDLGASVACTPAELVERGVRAPVVVEAAGSARALETAFAATAPGGTTVTVGLPSPAARASLSPLTLTAEARTVVGSYLGSAVPERDVPRYVDLWRSGRLPLERLVSSRITLDDLDSAMDRLAAGGELRQLLTFDEGTPP
- a CDS encoding phosphotransferase encodes the protein MGLEEQRDVAAQELDGGNVNTVVRVGDTVRRTAGPWTPAVHALLAWVRERGVTCVPAPLGLDDDGREILSWMPGEVVGWPVPDWLWTAQTRAQAGAMLRTVHDATVGFDLSDRVWRSATHHPVEVVCLNDVAPYNMVFDGTDLVGLIDVDMASPGPRAWDLAYLAYRLCGWCEDMTAPDDVTAMDRLAHLLSSYGQDAAPRVEDVLTTMVTRLHDLADWTDEHARVADRPDLHDHAAMYRRDAARLLEQ
- a CDS encoding ArsR/SmtB family transcription factor, producing the protein MPLDPLPVDATEPSTACCPPLAGAPMTAEDAARTARSLKALADPARLRLLSIIAAHAGGEACVCDLTEPLGLSQPTVSHHLKVLTEAGFVTREKRGVWAYYTLAPAAVQELTAHLGTHLLHSRNA
- the arsM gene encoding arsenite methyltransferase, giving the protein MVDDIREQVRARYALAALQGGGDGGCCGGAEACEPGDVIDERFGAALYGAEDAAAVPPEALAASLGCGNPLMVAELREGERVLDLGSGGGIDVLLSARRVGQKGFAYGVDMTDEMLDLARANAAAAGATNVEFRKGTIEDLPLDDASVDVVISNCVVNLSPDKPAVLAEAFRVLAAGGRFGISDVVAEDHLTPEQRAERGSYVGCIAGALSRSEYLEGLAAAGFVDADVEFTHVVAEGMHGAIVRARKPHEA
- a CDS encoding MFS transporter, which translates into the protein MPSLDVLKRNPGLGAFLASRFAYVLGAGGAPVLLTLTTLDGGGSLTSLAFVLGAGAVPAIVGALISKWLSDRITTRGLLLSTTALWVVAAALTGVLLGFGVQSVAWLCVVSFVIELSAALQYPSLGSYLPQIVRKEDLERANSVKLFTTGAAGILGPALFSFTGGLLPVTAAWLVLAVVLLVSALPLQRLPRGQGFEADGAGVWGDLRDGWSYFWQSRGLWLVVVTSGVWHFVGWSVLTVAGPVLLRDGFDNLAAWGWLQSALAAGSLVGALVAGRLRPTRVATWALLSLCPPLVLGLLLALEAPIAVLVGLAAVTGAGLSVGGVVWASAVQREVPPERLGQVFGYDYLFSEAVNPLGLLLIPILVGLAGNEQDLLRLTSLGLLVLVVPLAVVAPVRLTAARTAAGVGSGSAPS